The following coding sequences lie in one Cotesia glomerata isolate CgM1 linkage group LG5, MPM_Cglom_v2.3, whole genome shotgun sequence genomic window:
- the LOC123264991 gene encoding small integral membrane protein 14, with product MADESFDVCECIWNHNAMQRLLSLLRQSQAACTDNECFNLTNLPGPEGGQQNSDFLVIGIAFVAMTLMYLFRPNSLRQSYADDVKPRKSSGPNDDPPAPPPIN from the exons ATGGCCGACGAATCATTTGATGTCTGTGAATGCATTTGGAACCACAATGCTATGCAACGATTACTATCATTG CTGAGGCAATCGCAAGCAGCCTGTACTGATAACGAGTGCTTCAACTTGACAAATC ttCCCGGGCCAGAAGGCGGACAGCAGAACTCTGACTTCTTGGTCATCGGGATCGCGTTTGTCGCGATGACGCTGATGTACTTGTTCAGACCTAATTCGCTTCGTCAGAGCTACGCGGATGATGTCAAGCCAAGGAAATCGTCT ggTCCAAATGATGATCCACCAGCACCACcaccaataaattaa
- the LOC123264986 gene encoding sodium-dependent dopamine transporter — protein sequence MTSKVSKPTTPTDNGKVLVDGRETWSGKVDFLLSVIGFAVDLANVWRFPYLCYKNGGGAFLVPYCIMLVVGGIPLFYMELALGQFNRKGAITCWGRLVPLLKGIGYAVALIAFYVDFYYNVIIAWALRYFFASFTNMLPWTTCGNSWNTPLCREFNTNTSDEFVINDWTDYYQTSLLLNATDVLGSNNTLNWRNETDNSTKYTSAAQEYFNRAILELHQSSGLHDLGIVKWDIALCLFIVYIICYFSLWKGISTSGKVVWFTALFPYAVLLILLVRGVTLPGSGEGIKYYLSPNFTAITNAEVWVDAATQVFFSLGPGFGVLLAYASYNEYHNNVYSDALLTSLINSATSFIAGFVIFSVLGYMAHASGRSIKDVATEGPGLVFIVYPAAIATMPGSIFWALIFFMMLLTLGLDSSFGGSEAIITALSDEFPLIGNHREIFVACLFTLYFLVGLASCSQGGFYFFHLLDRYAAGYSMLFAVLAEAIAVSWIYGTDRFCADIKDMIGFAPGLYWRVCWKFVAPIFIVFIIVYGLMGYEPLTYDEYTYPLWANIIGWIIASSSVAMIPGMAIYKIIITPGTFCQRIKILTTPWRDTQQQTVTMRSTVSSVANGAVRTSLLDEGGFVDVLPKEQLDVTKEQIQVVLHPGDNGDPPPEPV from the exons atgaCTTCCAAAGTTTCAAAACCGACTACCCCGACCGACAACGGCAAAGTTTTGGTCGACGGCAGGGAAACTTGGTCCGGAAAAGTTGATTTTCTTCTTTCGGTTATTGGGTTTGCTGTTGATCTTGCCAATGTTTGGAGATTTCCGTATTTATGCTACAAAAATGGTGGtg GCGCATTTTTAGTTCCTTACTGCATCATGTTAGTAGTCGGTGGGATTCCTTTGTTCTATATGGAACTAGCTCTAGGGCAATTCAATCGGAAAGGAGCTATTACATGCTGGGGACGACTTGTTCCTTTATTAAaag GAATAGGTTATGCCGTAGCTCTGATAGCCTTCTACGTTGATTTTTACTACAACGTGATAATAGCCTGGGCCTTGCGTTATTTTTTTGCTTCGTTCACCAACATGTTACCCTGGACAACCTGCGGAAACTCTTGGAACACCCCTCTCTGTCGTGAATTTAATACTAATACTTCTGATGAGTTTGTTATTAACGATTGGACTGATTATTACCAGACTTCTTTGTTAC TTAATGCAACTGACGTACTTGGTTCAAATAATACTTTAAATTGGAGAAATGAAACTGATAATTCAACAAAGTATACAAGTGCTGCTCAGGAATATTTcaa CCGAGCAATTTTAGAACTTCATCAAAGTTCTGGCTTACACGATCTTGGAATAGTAAAGTGGGACATTGCGCTTTGTTTGTTTATCGTCtacattatttgttatttttctcTATGGAAGGGAATTTCGACATCCGGAAAA GTGGTATGGTTTACGGCTCTATTTCCATACGCAGTCCTGCTGATCCTTTTAGTACGTGGGGTAACTTTGCCAGGAAGTGGTGAAGGAATAAAATATTACCTCAGCCCGAATTTCACCGCAATAACAAATGCCGAG gttTGGGTGGACGCTGCAacacaagtatttttttcccTGGGTCCGGGTTTTGGAGTTCTTTTGGCTTACGCTAGTTATAATGAGTACCATAATAATGTTTAcag CGACGCTTTGCTGACGAGTTTAATCAACAGCGCTACTTCTTTCATCGCCgggtttgtaattttttcagttctCGGTTACATGGCGCATGCGAGCGGCCGTTCCATTAAAGATGTCGCCACTGAAGGGCCTGGTCTTGTCTTCATTGTTTATCCCGCAGCAATTGCAACAATGCCTGGGTCCATTTTTTGGgccctgattttttttatgatgttaTTAACACTTGGTCTGGACAGTTCA TTTGGAGGATCAGAAGCGATAATCACAGCTCTAAGTGACGAATTTCCTCTAATTGGTAACcatcgggaaatatttgtCGCCTGTTTATTCACCTTGTATTTCCTAGTCGGTTTGGCGTCGTGCTCACAA GgaggattttatttttttcacttattggATCGTTATGCAGCTGGTTATTCAATGTTATTCGCTGTGCTCGCGGAAGCAATAGCCGTTAGTTGGATTTATGGTACTGATAGATTTTGCGCGGATATTAAAGATATGATTGGATTTGCGCCAGGATTGTATTGGCGTGTTTGTTGGAAATTTGTCGCTcctatttttattgtt ttcatcatCGTCTACGGTCTTATGGGTTACGAACCTTTGACTTATGATGAATACACCTATCCATTATGGGCGAATATAATCGGATGGATAATAGCTTCTTCTTCAGTCGCAATGATCCCAGGAATggcaatttacaaaataataatcactcCTGGAACATTTTgccaa agaataaaaatattaacaacacCGTGGAGAGACACTCAACAGCAAACAGTAACCATGAGGTCCACAGTTAGTTCAGTAGCAAATGGTGCAGTACGAACAAGTCTGCTCGACGAAGGCGGTTTTGTCGACGTATTGCCTAAAGAACAATTAGACGTCACCAAGGAACAAATCCAAGTTGTTCTTCATCCAGGCGACAATGGAGATCCGCCACCAGAGCCCGTCTAG